Proteins co-encoded in one Malus sylvestris chromosome 7, drMalSylv7.2, whole genome shotgun sequence genomic window:
- the LOC126628599 gene encoding TOM1-like protein 1 isoform X2, which yields MSDNLMEKVSALGERLKIEGTEVGRKMSAGFSSVSFKVKELFQGPNQADKIVEDATSEALEEPDWAMNLEICDMINTERVNSVELIRGLKKRIMLKNPRVQYLALMLLETCVKNCEKAFSEIAAERVLDEMVKLIDDPQTVVNNRNKALMLIEAWGESTGELRYLPVYEETYKSLRSRGIRFPGRDNESLAPIFTPPRSVSASESDASFSQQIPVEIPAQSFTGEQTKEAFDVARNSIELLNTVFSSSPQQDALQDDLTATLVQQCRQSLSTVQRIIETAGENEALLFEALNVNDEIHKALSKYEELIRPSVVPTAPEPAMIPVAVEPDESPSHVKEDYLIRKPAASRGLVHAGSNDDMMDDLDEMIFGKKGGSPSEGSQDPKKQQTPAKDDLISF from the exons ATGAGTGACAATTTGATGGAGAAAGTGAGCGCTCTTGGCGAGCGCCTCAAGATCGAAGGCACTGAGGTCGGTCGAAAAATGAGTGCTGGATTTAGCTCAGTGAGCTTCAAGGTGAAGGAGCTCTTCCAAGGCCCAAACCAAGCAGATAAGATCGTTGAAGATGCCACATCAGAGGCACTCGAAGAACCTGACTGGGCTATGAATCTTGAAATTTGCGACATGATCAATACTGAAAGAGTTAACAGTGTTGAATTGATTCGTGGGCTGAAAAAGCGGATTATGTTGAAGAATCCTAGGGTCCAGTACCTTGCGCTAATGCTGCTTGAAACATGTGTTAAGAACTGTGAAAAGGCTTTCTCAGAAATAGCTGCGGAGAGAGTTCTTGATGAGATGGTGAAGCTGATTGACGACCCTCAGACTGTTGTTAATAATCGCAATAAAGCTTTGATGCTGATCGAAGCATGGGGGGAATCAACCGGTGAGCTCCGGTATTTGCCTGTTTATGAGGAAACATACAAG AGTTTAAGATCAAGGGGTATTCGGTTTCCTGGTCGCGACAATGAGAGTTTGGCACCAATATTCACTCCCCCTCGTTCAGTTTCTGCTTCAGAGTCGGATGCTAGTTTTTCCCAGCAGATTCCGGTTGAGATTCCTGCTCAAAGCTTTACGGGTGAACAAACAAAGGAAGCATTTGATGTTGCAAGAAACAGTATTGAGCTTCTTAATACTGTTTTCTCCTCTTCACCCCAACAAGATGCTTTACAG GATGACTTGACGGCCACACTTGTACAGCAGTGCCGCCAATCTCTATCCACTGTCCAGAGAATTATAGAGACAGCTGGAGAGAACGAGGCCTTGCTGTTTGAAGCATTGAATGTGAATGATGAGATCCATAAGGCTCTATCCAAGTATGAAGAACTGATAAGGCCTTCAGTAGTTCCAACTGCGCCGGAACCTGCAATGATACCTGTTGCTGTGGAGCCTGATGAATCGCCAAGTCATGTGAAAGAGGATTACTTGATTAGAAAACCAGCTGCTTCTCGAGGTTTGGTTCATGCAGGGAGCAACGATGACATGATGGATGATCTTGATGAGATGATATTTGGCAAGAAAGGTGGAAGTCCATCTGAAGGAAGCCAAGATCCGAAGAAGCAGCAGACGCCAGCAAAGGATGACCTGATCAGCTTTTGA
- the LOC126628599 gene encoding TOM1-like protein 1 isoform X1 produces MSDNLMEKVSALGERLKIEGTEVGRKMSAGFSSVSFKVKELFQGPNQADKIVEDATSEALEEPDWAMNLEICDMINTERVNSVELIRGLKKRIMLKNPRVQYLALMLLETCVKNCEKAFSEIAAERVLDEMVKLIDDPQTVVNNRNKALMLIEAWGESTGELRYLPVYEETYKSLRSRGIRFPGRDNESLAPIFTPPRSVSASESDASFSQQIPVEIPAQSFTGEQTKEAFDVARNSIELLNTVFSSSPQQDALQQDDLTATLVQQCRQSLSTVQRIIETAGENEALLFEALNVNDEIHKALSKYEELIRPSVVPTAPEPAMIPVAVEPDESPSHVKEDYLIRKPAASRGLVHAGSNDDMMDDLDEMIFGKKGGSPSEGSQDPKKQQTPAKDDLISF; encoded by the exons ATGAGTGACAATTTGATGGAGAAAGTGAGCGCTCTTGGCGAGCGCCTCAAGATCGAAGGCACTGAGGTCGGTCGAAAAATGAGTGCTGGATTTAGCTCAGTGAGCTTCAAGGTGAAGGAGCTCTTCCAAGGCCCAAACCAAGCAGATAAGATCGTTGAAGATGCCACATCAGAGGCACTCGAAGAACCTGACTGGGCTATGAATCTTGAAATTTGCGACATGATCAATACTGAAAGAGTTAACAGTGTTGAATTGATTCGTGGGCTGAAAAAGCGGATTATGTTGAAGAATCCTAGGGTCCAGTACCTTGCGCTAATGCTGCTTGAAACATGTGTTAAGAACTGTGAAAAGGCTTTCTCAGAAATAGCTGCGGAGAGAGTTCTTGATGAGATGGTGAAGCTGATTGACGACCCTCAGACTGTTGTTAATAATCGCAATAAAGCTTTGATGCTGATCGAAGCATGGGGGGAATCAACCGGTGAGCTCCGGTATTTGCCTGTTTATGAGGAAACATACAAG AGTTTAAGATCAAGGGGTATTCGGTTTCCTGGTCGCGACAATGAGAGTTTGGCACCAATATTCACTCCCCCTCGTTCAGTTTCTGCTTCAGAGTCGGATGCTAGTTTTTCCCAGCAGATTCCGGTTGAGATTCCTGCTCAAAGCTTTACGGGTGAACAAACAAAGGAAGCATTTGATGTTGCAAGAAACAGTATTGAGCTTCTTAATACTGTTTTCTCCTCTTCACCCCAACAAGATGCTTTACAG CAGGATGACTTGACGGCCACACTTGTACAGCAGTGCCGCCAATCTCTATCCACTGTCCAGAGAATTATAGAGACAGCTGGAGAGAACGAGGCCTTGCTGTTTGAAGCATTGAATGTGAATGATGAGATCCATAAGGCTCTATCCAAGTATGAAGAACTGATAAGGCCTTCAGTAGTTCCAACTGCGCCGGAACCTGCAATGATACCTGTTGCTGTGGAGCCTGATGAATCGCCAAGTCATGTGAAAGAGGATTACTTGATTAGAAAACCAGCTGCTTCTCGAGGTTTGGTTCATGCAGGGAGCAACGATGACATGATGGATGATCTTGATGAGATGATATTTGGCAAGAAAGGTGGAAGTCCATCTGAAGGAAGCCAAGATCCGAAGAAGCAGCAGACGCCAGCAAAGGATGACCTGATCAGCTTTTGA
- the LOC126628606 gene encoding binding partner of ACD11 1-like isoform X1 produces the protein MMEIRTVKVSNVSLGATELDLKDFFSFSGDIEYIEIQGDNERSQVAYVTFKDFKGAETSVLLSGATIVDQSVTIDLAPDYKLPAAVASALPTATENFSPVGAQPAVHNAEDVVSSMLAKGFILGKDAINKAKAFDEKHQLSSTATATVSSLDQKIGFTDKLSAGTTMVNDKVKQMDERFQVSEKTKIAFSAAEQTVSSAGSAIMQNRYVLTGTSWVTDAFRRAARAATEVGQKTTEKVSAQEEGGRKVEGSDPVQ, from the exons ATGATGGAG ATAAGGACGGTGAAAGTTAGCAATGTCTCCCTCGGTGCAACGGAACTTGATTTAAAGGACTTCTTTTCCTTCTCTGGTGATATTGAATACATTGAAATTCAAGG TGACAACGAGAGGTCTCAGGTTGCATATGTAACCTTCAAGGATTTCAAGGGGGCAGAAACTTCAGTGCTTCTTTCG GGAGCAACAATTGTCGATCAGTCCGTTACCATAGATCTGGCTCCAGATTACAAGCTTCCAGCTGCTGTGGCTTCAGCACTTCCAACT GCAACAGAAAATTTTAGTCCTGTTGGTGCTCAACCTGCTGTTCACAACGCAGAGGATGTCGTGAGCAGCATGCTCGCCAAAGGATTCATTTTGGGAAAAGATGCGATCAACAAGGCAAAGGCCTTTGATGAGAAACACCAGCTTAGTTCCACTGCGACGGCCACAGTTTCTTCTTTGGACCAAAAGATTGGTTTCACTGATAAACTTAGTGCTGGCACAACCATGGTAAATGATAAGGTGAAGCAAATGGATGAAAGGTTTCAGGTTTCTGAGAAGACCAAGATTGCGTTTTCAGCTGCTGAGCAAACGGTGAGTAGTGCTGGATCTGCAATCATGCAGAATCGTTACGTATTGACTGGGACATCATGGGTAACCGATGCTTTTAGAAGGGCTGCCAGGGCGGCAACAGAAGTGGGCCAGAAGACGACGGAAAAAGTTTCAGCTCAGGAAGAGGGTGGAAGGAAAGTGGAAGGAAGTGATCCGGTCCAGTAG
- the LOC126628606 gene encoding binding partner of ACD11 1-like isoform X2: protein MMEIRTVKVSNVSLGATELDLKDFFSFSGDIEYIEIQGDNERSQVAYVTFKDFKGATIVDQSVTIDLAPDYKLPAAVASALPTATENFSPVGAQPAVHNAEDVVSSMLAKGFILGKDAINKAKAFDEKHQLSSTATATVSSLDQKIGFTDKLSAGTTMVNDKVKQMDERFQVSEKTKIAFSAAEQTVSSAGSAIMQNRYVLTGTSWVTDAFRRAARAATEVGQKTTEKVSAQEEGGRKVEGSDPVQ, encoded by the exons ATGATGGAG ATAAGGACGGTGAAAGTTAGCAATGTCTCCCTCGGTGCAACGGAACTTGATTTAAAGGACTTCTTTTCCTTCTCTGGTGATATTGAATACATTGAAATTCAAGG TGACAACGAGAGGTCTCAGGTTGCATATGTAACCTTCAAGGATTTCAAGGG AGCAACAATTGTCGATCAGTCCGTTACCATAGATCTGGCTCCAGATTACAAGCTTCCAGCTGCTGTGGCTTCAGCACTTCCAACT GCAACAGAAAATTTTAGTCCTGTTGGTGCTCAACCTGCTGTTCACAACGCAGAGGATGTCGTGAGCAGCATGCTCGCCAAAGGATTCATTTTGGGAAAAGATGCGATCAACAAGGCAAAGGCCTTTGATGAGAAACACCAGCTTAGTTCCACTGCGACGGCCACAGTTTCTTCTTTGGACCAAAAGATTGGTTTCACTGATAAACTTAGTGCTGGCACAACCATGGTAAATGATAAGGTGAAGCAAATGGATGAAAGGTTTCAGGTTTCTGAGAAGACCAAGATTGCGTTTTCAGCTGCTGAGCAAACGGTGAGTAGTGCTGGATCTGCAATCATGCAGAATCGTTACGTATTGACTGGGACATCATGGGTAACCGATGCTTTTAGAAGGGCTGCCAGGGCGGCAACAGAAGTGGGCCAGAAGACGACGGAAAAAGTTTCAGCTCAGGAAGAGGGTGGAAGGAAAGTGGAAGGAAGTGATCCGGTCCAGTAG